The window TCACCCGTATCACAGGCGGCAAGTACGTCTCGACGAAACTCCCTCGAATACGGTGCCACAGCAACCTCCTTGTTCAAGTTGCTGCGTAGCTTAACTAATTTGCCGGCATGGCGCTAGAGCTAGATGAAGAGCGCTCTAGTGGTCAGTAGCTAAAGTGAACCAGGCTCTCCTCACTATCCCCGAATCCCTAGGCCCGTAGTGCAGCACATCTGTACATCCGATCAGTATAAATCGCCCCAGAAAAAATCGAGCGAACTTTTGGGCCAGTGGAGAACTTAGCGGTCTGCTAAGAATTTCGCGATTTTTTGGCGTAGCCCGACGATATCAACTTCGCGCCTTATTCCATCAAGGGAAAGTACCGCTGGTTACACGCGCGCTCTTAGCGCCAGAGTTGTTTTAGGGCGGCGGGGGAGAGGAAGCCGCTGGCGCGACGGATTTCTTGGCCGTTGCGGACTAACACAAAAGTCGGCACGACGTGAATCCCGTATTGCACGGACAGTTGTTGATGCGTGTCGGCATCGACCGTGCGAATGTCGAAGCCGGCGTTTTTTAATTCCTGCACTACCGGCTTCATTGCTTTGCAGACGCCGCACCAGTTGGTTTCGAAGGCGAGAACTTCGCCTTGGGCCAGCCAGGGATCAATTGGCTTGGTGGCAAACCAATGGTCGTAGTTGATGGCCACCAGCAAAATTGGCGGTCCGAGGGCCAGCGCCACGCAAAACGCAAACAGCTTGGGCGTAAAGACAGACATATGCCAAGCATAGGTCACGCCGGACCCGCGTGAGCCGATTTGATTTCGTGTCGCAGAAGGGCCCGACTGACACAGTCGGGCTATATGCAAACATGGCCGCGGATGGTTGTCTGTGCGGGCGCGTGTTGCCCAAACGCGACACGTTTGAATTTGGAAACTCGTGGGTCAATTGCGTTTTACGCGGCAGAGTTGCCCGACTGACACCGTCGGGCGATGTGTTGGCCGTAGTGCGCTGCGGACCCCGGTCGCGGACCGGGGGCTAAATAAATCGGTAAGGCGGCGAACTACACATCCAAATTGCGGACTTCCAGGGCGTGCTTTTCGATAAATTCGCGGCGGGGTTCTACGTGGTCGCCCATGAGGGTGCGGAATAAAGTATCGGCGCCGGAAATGTCATCCATTTTCACTTGCAACAGGGTGCGGTTGGCTGGATCGAGCGTGGTGTCGCGCAATTCCTCGGCGTTCATTTCGCCCAGGCCTTTGAAGCGGGTGATCGTCAGCCCTTTTTCGCCGGCGCTGCGAATGGCCGACAACAGGCCGCGGAGATCTTCCATGCCGATGACATTTTCGCCCCGCCGCAACCGGTAGCGCGATTCTTCTGTGCCGGTTCGCTCCTGCGGAATGAGCGATTGAATGTCGAAGCCCAGGCTGGTTAAATCGCCCAGGTGCGCGTTGATCGACCGGACTTCGTGCAGCTCCACAATGACCATTCGGGGGCCGGAGCGGGCGTGCCCATTGGTTTTTTCTTCGCCGGGCGCGGCGACGGGAACGACGGGAGATTTTTCAGGCACGGCGCCCTCACCCTCTCCCAAAGGGCGAGGAGGAGAAGCGGCGGGAGCGGCATCGACGGTTGGTTCGTGGCCGGTTTTCTCTTCGTTTTCGACGATGAACTGGTCCAGCTCTTCCCGCTTGGAAAACCATTTATTTTCGCTGCCGAGAAAGACGTGATAGATAGGCAGTTTGCCGCTTTGCGGATCTTGCCGCTTGGCGTGATCGCGCAGGCTGATGCCGCGACGCTCCAGCGCCACCAGCGGCTCCTCCATGGCGGCCAGCGTGCGGGCCAGCTTGGCCATTTCGGCCCCTTTGATGACCCGGCCCCCTTGCTCGGCGGAAGCCGCTTCCGGCTCGAACTCACATTCCTGCAGGCCGTTATCCAAGAGCTGCGTTTTCATTTCTTCTTCGGTCTGCACGTAATACACGTTCTTTTTACTTTTGACGCGGAACAGCGGCGGCTGGGCCACGTACACATGGCCCGCCTTCACCAGGTCGAGCATTTGGCGATAGAAGAACGTGAGCAGCAGCGTGCGAATGTGGGAACCATCAACATCGGCATCGGTCATGATCACAATTTTGTTGTATCGCCGCTTGGTCAGATCGACTTCCTCGCCAATGCCGATGCCGATGGCGGCGATCATGCTGCGCACTTCTTCGTTGGCCAGGACTTTATCTTCCCGCGATTTGTAAGCGTTAATGATTTTGCCCCGCAACGGCAAAATGGCTTGATATTCCCTCAAGCGGCCGCCTTCCGCGCTGCCGCCGGCGGAATCTCCCTCCACCAGGTATAGCTCGCAGCGGGCCACATCGCGGCTGGTGCAATCACGGAGCTTGCCGGGCAGCCCGCCGCTGGATAACGCTCCTTTGCGCTCCCGCAGCAGGGCTTTGGCTTTGCGGGCGGCTTCGCGGGCTTCGGCGGCCAAAATGCCTTTGCTGACGATGATTTTGGCGATTTTCGGATTTTCTTCCAGGTATTTGCCCAAGCCGTCGCCGACGACGGAGTTGACGATGCCTTCCACCTCACCGTTTCCGAGCTTGGTTTTGGTTTGGCCTTCGAACTGCGGCTGCGGCACGCGCATGGAAATGATGGCGGTGAGCCCTTCGCGCACGTCGTCTCCGGTGGGGACGATATCTTTGAGTAAATCTTCTTTTTTGCCGTATTGATTCAGCGTGCGCGTCAGGGCCGTGCGGAAGCCGGAAACGTGCGTGCCCCCTTCGATGGTGCTGATGTTATTCACGTACGAATGGACGTTTTCGGTATATTCGCCGCAATATTGCAGGGCGATTTCATAGCCCACGCCGTCTTGCTCGCCGCTGAGGTATATCACATCCGGATGCAGCGACTCGCTGGCGCGATTCAAGTGCTCCACAAACTCGACGATGCCGCGCTCGTAATGAAATTCGTCGTGCTGGCCGGTTTGTTCATCCTTGAGGAAAATTCGCACGCCGCGATTCAGAAAGGCCAGCTCCTGCAAGCGGCGATATAAAATATCGTACGAGAATTTGGTGGTTTGAAAAATTTGGGCGTCGGGCTTGAACGTGGTTTTGGTGCCGGTTTTGGTGGTGGCCCCCACGCGCTTGACCGGCCCTTGCGGCACGCCGCGTTCGTATTCTTGCTGCCACACGTGGCCATCGCGGCAGACTTCCACTTCGCACCACTCGGAAAGAAAATTCACCACGGTGACGCCCACGCCGTGCAAGCCGCCGGAGGTTTGATAGGCCCCCTTTTTGAATTTGCCGCCGAATTTGAGCACCGTCATTACGCCTTCCAGCGTGGAAACTTCGCGTCCCATTTCCTGGCTGAGCTGGTCGTGCATTTCCACGGGAATGCCGCGGCCATCATCTTCCACCGCCACGGAACCATCGTTGTTGATGGTGACGCGCACATGATGCGCGAACGCGGCCATGGCCTCGTCGACCGAGTTGTCGACCACTTCGTACACCAAGTGATGCAAGCCGCGGGTGGTGTTGTCGCCAATGTACATGCCGAAGCGTTCGCGCACGTGCTGCAGATCGGACAAGTGCTCCAAATCTTCGGCGGTGTATTTTTCGGTGGCGGCAGCCGCGCGAGCGACGGCGGCATCGACAGTTTTAGAAGTTTCGTCAGCCATAGGATTCCAATATTCTGCTTTTTTGCTGCGGCAGCGTGGTATGTGAAATCAAACTACATGATCAACTCGAAATCGCAAATTTGTGATTTTTGTTCCCCGTAATTGTTGTTGCAGCTGGGCAATGAACTCGTCCTTGCGGAAACCCAACTCCTGAGCCAACAAATTGTTGCTGACGGTGATCTCCAGCGTTCCGCGCCGCACGGAACCGGCCCGGGTGACGCTGGCCCATTGCGCGCCCGCCACCGCCTGCCACGCGGCCTGGGTGGCCGCCGCCGCTTGCTCGCGGGCATAACCGCGCCGGGCGATCAATTGCGCCAACACATCGCCAATTTGTCGCGGCTGGGCCATGCGGATTTACCGATCGCGCGCCAGCGGCATAATGACGTAACCGTAGCCGTCGCTGGTGGTGCACACGGCCGCGCTATCCGAATCTTTCAATTCCAACGTAAATGTTTTTTCCGGATCGAGCACTCGCAGAAAATCGCTGGCGAAGCGCGGATCAAGCGTGATGGTGATTTTCGGCCCGTTGTAGGCAATGGGCAATTCGACACGCGATTGACCGACGTCGGCAGCCCGACCGGCCAGCACCAGCAAGCCGTTTTCGAAAGTGAAATCGATGCCCCGGCTTTCTTCGCTGGTGGCAATGGCTGCCTGGCGAACCGCCGCGTAAAACGGGCCCACGGCCAGTTCGGTTTTCACCACGTCACTGCGGCGTGGAAATACGTCACGCCATTTCGGGAAGCGGCCTTCCACCAATCGCGAGTAAATGGTGAACCGGGGGCTGCGAACTAAAACATCGTTCGCGCGGGCTGCAATTTGCACTTCGCCGTCGCCGTCGGCAATGGCCCGTTCGAGCAACGTCATCGCCCGGGTCGGCACAATCGTGGTTTGATTGGCGGTTTGATGCCCGTTCACTCCGTGGGCTGGGCCTTCCATTTTTGCCAGCCGGCGGCCATCGGTGCCGACGGCGATGATTTTATCCCCTTCCATTTCCAACAACACG of the Pirellulales bacterium genome contains:
- a CDS encoding thioredoxin family protein — protein: MSVFTPKLFAFCVALALGPPILLVAINYDHWFATKPIDPWLAQGEVLAFETNWCGVCKAMKPVVQELKNAGFDIRTVDADTHQQLSVQYGIHVVPTFVLVRNGQEIRRASGFLSPAALKQLWR
- a CDS encoding DNA gyrase subunit B, with translation MADETSKTVDAAVARAAAATEKYTAEDLEHLSDLQHVRERFGMYIGDNTTRGLHHLVYEVVDNSVDEAMAAFAHHVRVTINNDGSVAVEDDGRGIPVEMHDQLSQEMGREVSTLEGVMTVLKFGGKFKKGAYQTSGGLHGVGVTVVNFLSEWCEVEVCRDGHVWQQEYERGVPQGPVKRVGATTKTGTKTTFKPDAQIFQTTKFSYDILYRRLQELAFLNRGVRIFLKDEQTGQHDEFHYERGIVEFVEHLNRASESLHPDVIYLSGEQDGVGYEIALQYCGEYTENVHSYVNNISTIEGGTHVSGFRTALTRTLNQYGKKEDLLKDIVPTGDDVREGLTAIISMRVPQPQFEGQTKTKLGNGEVEGIVNSVVGDGLGKYLEENPKIAKIIVSKGILAAEAREAARKAKALLRERKGALSSGGLPGKLRDCTSRDVARCELYLVEGDSAGGSAEGGRLREYQAILPLRGKIINAYKSREDKVLANEEVRSMIAAIGIGIGEEVDLTKRRYNKIVIMTDADVDGSHIRTLLLTFFYRQMLDLVKAGHVYVAQPPLFRVKSKKNVYYVQTEEEMKTQLLDNGLQECEFEPEAASAEQGGRVIKGAEMAKLARTLAAMEEPLVALERRGISLRDHAKRQDPQSGKLPIYHVFLGSENKWFSKREELDQFIVENEEKTGHEPTVDAAPAASPPRPLGEGEGAVPEKSPVVPVAAPGEEKTNGHARSGPRMVIVELHEVRSINAHLGDLTSLGFDIQSLIPQERTGTEESRYRLRRGENVIGMEDLRGLLSAIRSAGEKGLTITRFKGLGEMNAEELRDTTLDPANRTLLQVKMDDISGADTLFRTLMGDHVEPRREFIEKHALEVRNLDV
- a CDS encoding DciA family protein, encoding MAQPRQIGDVLAQLIARRGYAREQAAAATQAAWQAVAGAQWASVTRAGSVRRGTLEITVSNNLLAQELGFRKDEFIAQLQQQLRGTKITNLRFRVDHVV
- the dnaN gene encoding DNA polymerase III subunit beta, with product MKISFEREKLHAAFQTAASVAPARSPKPILQNVKLEVAAEGTTLMATDLEVGIRISVPGVNVETPGSAVLPIARFGPILRECTDEKLYLESDPQGTLVRGDRSQWKLPGENPDEFPNVTPFTEEKFHELAARLFREMVRRTVFATDNESSRYALGGVLLEMEGDKIIAVGTDGRRLAKMEGPAHGVNGHQTANQTTIVPTRAMTLLERAIADGDGEVQIAARANDVLVRSPRFTIYSRLVEGRFPKWRDVFPRRSDVVKTELAVGPFYAAVRQAAIATSEESRGIDFTFENGLLVLAGRAADVGQSRVELPIAYNGPKITITLDPRFASDFLRVLDPEKTFTLELKDSDSAAVCTTSDGYGYVIMPLARDR